The DNA sequence GCCGCGGGTGATCTCGGTCAGCCCCTCGGCGCCGAGCCGCCCGGTGAAGCACTCCTTGAGGTCGGACACCCACAGGCTGACCGTGCGGTCGACGCTGTGCTGCTCGAGCGCGTCCGCGTCGACCGAACGCAGCATGGCGGCGAGGTCGTGCAGCGCCGCCTCGCACTCCTCGACCGTCGCCATGCGCGAACGCTACCCCAGCGCGGCGTGCCCGTACCGTGGGCGCGCTCCGGTAGCGTGAGGCGACCGGTGGACCCGTTCCGGAGGAGCCGAACCGTGCGTGACGCGCTGAAGAACTACCTCGCCCTCGCCAGCGGCCTCACCGAGGTCGGCCGCCAGCGCGCGGTCGCCGCGGCGAAGGCGCTCGTCGCCCAGGGCGAGGCCACCGCCGAGCAGGTGGGCGACCTGGCCGAGGACCTGATCCAGACCAGCCGCAACAACCGCGACACGATCACCGCGCTGGTCCGCAACGAGGTCGACAAGGCGCTCTCGCGCGTCGGCCCGGCGACCGCCGACGAGGTGCAGCGGCTGACCCGGCGGCTGCAGTCGCTGGAGGCGGCGTTGCGCGGGTCGGGCGACGAGGGCGGCGCCGCCGCGGCGCCGGCCAAGGCCGCCGCGAAGCCCGCGACGAAGGCGGGGGCGGCCGCGAAGCCGGCGGCGCCGGCCAAGGCCGCGGCGAAGCCCGCGCCCGCCAAGCCCGCGGCCGCGAAGCCCGCGCCCGCGAAGGCCGCGCCGGCCAAGGCCGCGAAGCCCGCCGCCGCGAAGCCGGCGGCCAAGGCCGCGACGGCGCCCGCCAAGACCGCCGCCAAGCCGGCCAAGAAGCCCGCGAAGGGCGCCGGCTCGTGAGCGAGGCCCCGGCCGAGGTCAACGCCGGCGTGACCGACGCCGCCACGGATGCCACCACTGACGAGGCGACCGCGGCCGCAGCGGCGGAGGTCGCCGTCGTCCGCGCCGCCCGCGAACGCCTCACCGCCCTCGACGGCACCCCGGTCGCCGGCCACGTGGCCGTCTACGACGAGGTGCACGACGTCCTCCAGGGGACGCTCGCGGGGCTCGGCTCGTAGGCGTGCCGTGGTCCACCGGGCGCGCCTCGACGCGGAGCTCGTCCGCCGCGGCCTGGCCCGCAGCCGGGAGCAGGCCGCGGCCGTGATCGCGGCGGGCCGCGTCCGCGTCGGCGGCCTGGTCGCCACCAAGCCCGCGACCGGCGTCGACCCCGGCGCGTCCGTCACCGTCGACACCGGCGACGCCGAGGAGTACGTGAGCCGCGGCGGGCACAAGCTGGCCGGCGCGCTGGACGCGTTCGCGGCGTCCGAACCTCCCCTTCAGGTCGAGGCGCGCCGGGCGCTGGACGCCGGAGCCTCGACGGGAGGGTTCACCGACGTGCTGCTGCGCCGCGGCGCGGCGCACGTGGTCGCGGTGGACGTCGGCTACGGGCAGCTCGCCTGGTCGTTGCGCACCGACGAGCGGGTGACCGTGCTTGACCGGCAGAACGTGCGCGACCTCACCCCCGACGTCACCGGCGACTGGATCGGGCCGGTGGACCTGGTGGTGGCGGACCTGTCGTTCATCTCGCTGACGACGGTGCTGCCGGCGCTGCGCTCGGTGGCGGCGCCCGCGGCGGACTTCGTGCTCATGGTGAAGCCGCAGTTCGAGGTCGGGAAGGACAACGTCGGCAGCGGCGGCGTGGTCCGCGACCCGGCGCTGCGCGTGTCGGCGATCCGCAAGGTCGCGGACGCGGCGCGCGCGGAGGGGCTCGGCACGCGCGGCGTCGTCGCCAGCCCGCTGCCCGGCCCGGCGGGCAACGTCGAGTACTTCCTCTGGCTCAACGCCGCCGCCCCGCCGCTGGACCCGGCGGACGCGGAGCTGGCCGTCGCGGAGGGGCCGGCATGAGCGAGCGCGAGGTGCTGCTCGTCGTGCATACCGGCCGGCCGGCGGCGTGCGAGGCGGCGGCGACGTTCGCGACCGCGCTGGGCGCGGCCGGGCTGGGCGTGCGGCTGCTCGCCGAGGAGGCGCGCGACCTGGCGATCGGCGGCGCGACGACCGTCGACGGGCCGGACGCGGCGGCTGGCGCGGAGCTGGTGCTGGTGCTCGGCGGCGACGGCACTCTGCTGCGCGCCGGCGAGCTGGCGCGGCCGGCGGGCGTGCCGTTGCTGGGGGTCAACCTCGGGCACGTCGGCTTTCTCGCCGAGATCGAGCCGGAGGGGCTGGAGCACACCGTCCGTCACGTGGAGGCCCGGACCTACACGGTGGAGGAGCGGCTCACGGTCGACGTGACGGTGAGACACGCCGGCGCGGTCATCCACACCGACTGGGCGCTGAACGAGGCGAGCGTGGAGAAGGCCGCCCGCGAACGCATGATCGAGGTGATCGCGGAGGTCGACGGGCGGCCGCTGTCGCGGTACGGCTGCGACGGGCTGGTGCTGGCGACGCCGACCGGCAGCACGGCGTACGCGTTCTCGGCGGGCGGGCCGGTGGTGGCGCCGGACGTGGCGGCGTTGCTGCTGGTGCCGATCAGCGCGCACGCGCTGTTCGCGCGGCCGGTCGTGGTCGGGCCGGAGTCGGTGATCGCGGTGGACCTGCTCGACGGCGGCGGCGGGGCGGTGCTGTTCTGCGACGGGCGGCGGACGTTCGAGCTGCCGGCGGGCGCGCGGGTCGAGGTGCGCCGGGGGGCGCTGCCGATCCGGCTGGCGCGGATCCACGCGACGCCGTTCACGGCGCGGCTGGTGCAGAAGTTCGACCTGCCCGTCGAGGGCTGGCGTGGCTAGCGGGTGAGCTTCCAGTCGGCGTCGACGATCGCGTAGAGCTTGCGCATCAGCCGGGCCGACCCGGCGCCGTTGAGGTGGATGCCGTCGCGGGCGCGGACGAGCTGGCCGTCGACGAACGCGTCGTAGTGCCCGCCGGGCGCGAAGTCGTTCCAGATGTCGACGAACGTCACCCCCGGCACGGCCGCGGCCGCCCGGGCGAGCGCGTCGTCCATCTGCCGGTACAGGCCGGTGAGGCGGGCGGACTTCGCGATCGGCATGCCCACCCAGTAGACGTGCCGCCGCCCGCCGCCGGTGAGCACCTGCATCATGATCGTGGCGCGCCGCTGGTACTCGGCGACCCACTCCGGCGACCCCTCGTGCAGGATCTTCCCGCCGGGCAGCGTGATGCCCTGGCCGTCGTTGCCGCCGATCATGAAGATGACGGCCTCGGGGTCGCGCTTGGCCATCTGCTCCTGCGCGTACTTCGGCCAGTTGAGGACGTCGGCGCGCACGAGGCCGGTGCCGTACTTGACCTCGAACTCGCCGTCGAGGGCGTGGGTCGGGTCGCCCTCCTTGAGCAGCTTCGGGGCCATGAACTCGATCATCGAGTCGCCGGTGACGAACAGCCTCAGCGGCGCGGCCGGCGACACGTCGCGGAACGCCGACACCGCGGGCGTGGCGGTCGCGCCCGGCGACGGCGACCCGGTGGCGCCGGGGGAGGCGGTCGGCAGCGTGCCCTCCGGCGGCTCGAACGCGCCCCCGTCGTCGCCGGTCGTGTCGCGGCCGAGCGCGCGGTCGATGCTCGCCCGCGGCCGGTCGGTGCGCAGGAAGTGCGCGACCGAGTCGACCGGGCGGGCCACCGCGAGCAGCGCGGTGCGCTGCCAGCCGAGCGGCATCGTCTCGGCCGCGTGCACGAACCGGCCGGAGTTGAACAGCGCCGCCAGCCCCAGCGCCACGAGCATGACGAGCAGCACCTTGCCCGCGGGCAGCGTCCGGATCCCCTCGGCCGTCGTGAGGGGGTCCTCGCGGCGGGGTCGCGTGCTGGTCTCGGTCATGCCCGTCCCTAGAACCGGAAGTAGATGAACGCGGCGACACCCTGGTTGCCGAACGTCGACACGGCCACGAGCGACGTCGCCAGCAGCGCCCCCTGCACGCCGAGGGACAGGCGGGAGAAGCCGCGTTGCAGCCGCCCCGTCGCGTCCTTCGGCAGGTACTGGATGCCGATGCCCACGGCGATGAGCAGCAGCACGTTGGCGCCGACGGCGCCGCCGCCCGCGAACGACAGCAGCCGGCCCAGGACCGCCATGGCCGAGCCGAACCCGTCCGCGCGGAAGAACACCCAGGCGAAGCAGACGACGTGGAACGTCACCACCCGGCCCAGCACCCGCCGCGCCACCGTGTCGGCGGGCGGCGCGTGGCCGCGGGCGTGCCGGCGCGCGGCGAGCAGGCGTTCGGCGGCGAGGCCCGCGCCGTGGATCGCGCCCCAGATCACGAAGTTCCACGCCGCGCCGTGCCACAGGCCGCCGAGCAGCATCGTCAGCATGAGGTTGCGGTACGTCAGCAGCTCGCCACCGCGGTTGCCGCCCAGCGGGATGTAGAGGTAGTCCCGCAGCCACCGCGACAGGCTCATGTGCCAGCGCCGCCAGAAGTCCTGCAACGACACCGCGCTGTACGGGGCGTTGAAGTTCTCCGGGAAGCGGAAGCCGAGCAGCAGCGCGATGCCGATCGCCATCTCCGAGTACGCGCTGAAGTCGCAGAAGATCTGCACCGCGTAGCCGTAGATCCCGAGCAGCACCTGGAGCGCGCTGTGGTGCCCCGGCGTGTCGAACACCGAGTCGACCAGGTGCGTCGCCAGGAAGTCGGCGATCACCGCCTTCTTCACCAGGCCGCCGACGATGAGGAAGAACGCCCGCGTCGCCGGGATCGCCCGCGGGTCGCGCGGCCCCTTGAGCTGCGGGATGAACTCGCTCGCCCGCACGATCGGCCCCGCCACGAGGTGCGGGAAGAACGCGAGGTACACCGCGAAGTCGATCGGCTTCGCCGGCTCGATCGCGCGGCGCTGCACGTCGATCACGTACGACAGCGCCTGGAACGTGAAGAACGAGATCCCCACCGGCAACGCCACCTGGAGCAGCGGCAGCGGCGCGTGCAGGTGGACCTTCGCGAACAGCGCCGTCACCGAGTCGAGGAAGAAGTTGTAGTACTTGAACCAGCCCAGCGCGGCGAGGTTACCGCCCACCGCGACCGCCGTCAGCACGTCCCGCGCGCGGCCCGCCCGCGCCCGGTGCAGCGCCTCGGCCATGACCTGGTTGAACACTGTCGAGCCGAACAGGAGCGCGACGAAGCGGTAGTCGGTGTAGCCGTAGAAGACGTAGCTCGCCAGCAGGATGAACGGCTTCCACAGCGCCGGCTTCGGCATGAGGAGCCAGCTGACGGTGAAGACGACGACGAAGTACACCGCGAACTGGATGGTCGGGAAGATCAAGCGGCACCTGCGGTCGTCGCGTCGGGAACGGCGCCAATCGTATCCGTGGCCTGCGACATCGGTCGGGACGCCGGGCCGGGGCGGGGTAGGGCCCCGTTCGCGCTAGTGCTCGCTTCGCTCGCTTTAGTCGCGCGAACGAAGCCCCACCCCGCCCCACCCCTCCGTTCCGCTGTCCACAAGGCTGCCCGGCGTCCCCGGTGTCGTCGCACCGCGACCGTACGATCCGTCTGTGCTGGAGGAGATGCGGATCGCGGGGCTGGGCGTGATCGCCGACGCCGTGCTGGAGCTGCATCCGGGGCTGACCGTCGTCACCGGTGAGACCGGGGCCGGGAAGACGATGGTGGTGGAGGGGCTGTCGCTGCTGTTCGGGGGGCGGGCCGACGCCGGGCTGGTGCGCACCGGCGCGGCGCGGGCGGTGGTCGAGGGGCGGCTCGCGCTGCCTGCGGCGTCGCCCGCGGTGACCCGCGCGGCCGAGGCGGGCGGGGAGCTGGACGACGGGGCGTTGCTGGTGTCGCGCAGCGTCTCCGCGGAGGGCCGGTCGCGGGCGCACGTCGGCGGTCGTTCGGTGCCGGTGGGGGTGCTGGGGGAGCTGGCCGAGTCGCTCGTCGCGCTGCACGGCCAGCACGACCAGCAACGCCTCGCGCGCCCGGGCGAGCAGCGGGCGTTGCTGGACCGGTACGGCGGTGTCGACCTGGCCGAGTGGGAGGCGGCGTACGCGCGGCTGCGCGCGGTCACCGCCACGCTCGCCGAGATCACCGCCCGGCGGCGCGAACGCGCCCAGGAGGCAGACCTGCTCCGGCTCGGCCTGGCCGAGGTCGCCGGCGTCGAGCCGGTGCCGGGGGAGGACGCGGCGCTCGCGGCGGAGGTGGCGCGGCTCGCGCACGCCGACACGCTGCGCGCCGCCGCGACGGCCGCGCACGAGCTGCTCGCGGGTGACCCCGGCGACGCCGACGCGGTCGACGCGACCGGCCTGGTCGGCGCGGCGCGGGCGGCGCTGGCGCCCGGGCTCGGCCACGACCCGGCGCTGGACGCGCTGGGCGGGCGGCTGTCGGAGGTGTCGTACCTGCTGGCCGACGTGGCGGCGGACCTGGCGTCGTACGCCGCTGCGGTCGACGCGGACCCGGAGGCCTTGGAGCGCGCGCAGCAGCGCCAGGCGGCGCTGGGGGCGTTGACGCGGAAGTACGCCGACGACCTGCCGGGGGTGCTCGCCTGGGCGGAGCGCGCGGCGGCGCGGCTGGCTGAGCTGGACGGCGACGACGAGGCGGTCGGCGCGCTGGCGGCCGAGCGGGAGGCGTTGCTGGGCCGGCTCGGGGAGCTGGCGGCGCGGCTGACCGCCGAGCGGGTCGCGGCGGGGGAGCGGCTGGCGAAGGCGGTCACGGCGGAGCTGGCCGAGCTGGCGATGCCGGACGCGACGCTGACGGTGGCGGTGACGCAGGAGGAGGCGCCGGACGGGCTGGCCGTGGGCGGGCGGCGGGTGGCGTTCGGGCCGGCGGGGACGGACACGGTCGAGCTGCTGCTCGCGGCGCACCCGGGCGCCCCGGCGCGGCCGGTCGCGCGGGCGGCGAGCGGCGGCGAGCTGTCGCGGGTGATGCTGGCGGTCGAGGTGGTGCTCGCCGGCTGCGACCCGGTGCCGACGATGGTGTTCGACGAGGTCGACGCCGGGGTCGGCGGGCGCGCGGCGGTCGAGGTCGGGCGGCGGCTGGCGCGGCTGGCCCGCGACCACCAGGTGCTGGTCGTGACGCACCTGCCGCAGGTGGCGGCGTTCGCCGACCGGCACGTGCACGTGGCGAAGGCCGCCGACGGCGGCGTCACGGCGAGCGGCATCACGACGCTGGACGACGACGGGCGGCTGCGCGAGCTGTCCCGGATGCTCGCCGGGCTGGACGGCAGCGA is a window from the Mycobacteriales bacterium genome containing:
- a CDS encoding NAD kinase, with protein sequence MSEREVLLVVHTGRPAACEAAATFATALGAAGLGVRLLAEEARDLAIGGATTVDGPDAAAGAELVLVLGGDGTLLRAGELARPAGVPLLGVNLGHVGFLAEIEPEGLEHTVRHVEARTYTVEERLTVDVTVRHAGAVIHTDWALNEASVEKAARERMIEVIAEVDGRPLSRYGCDGLVLATPTGSTAYAFSAGGPVVAPDVAALLLVPISAHALFARPVVVGPESVIAVDLLDGGGGAVLFCDGRRTFELPAGARVEVRRGALPIRLARIHATPFTARLVQKFDLPVEGWRG
- a CDS encoding DUF459 domain-containing protein, which codes for MTETSTRPRREDPLTTAEGIRTLPAGKVLLVMLVALGLAALFNSGRFVHAAETMPLGWQRTALLAVARPVDSVAHFLRTDRPRASIDRALGRDTTGDDGGAFEPPEGTLPTASPGATGSPSPGATATPAVSAFRDVSPAAPLRLFVTGDSMIEFMAPKLLKEGDPTHALDGEFEVKYGTGLVRADVLNWPKYAQEQMAKRDPEAVIFMIGGNDGQGITLPGGKILHEGSPEWVAEYQRRATIMMQVLTGGGRRHVYWVGMPIAKSARLTGLYRQMDDALARAAAAVPGVTFVDIWNDFAPGGHYDAFVDGQLVRARDGIHLNGAGSARLMRKLYAIVDADWKLTR
- a CDS encoding MBOAT family protein yields the protein MIFPTIQFAVYFVVVFTVSWLLMPKPALWKPFILLASYVFYGYTDYRFVALLFGSTVFNQVMAEALHRARAGRARDVLTAVAVGGNLAALGWFKYYNFFLDSVTALFAKVHLHAPLPLLQVALPVGISFFTFQALSYVIDVQRRAIEPAKPIDFAVYLAFFPHLVAGPIVRASEFIPQLKGPRDPRAIPATRAFFLIVGGLVKKAVIADFLATHLVDSVFDTPGHHSALQVLLGIYGYAVQIFCDFSAYSEMAIGIALLLGFRFPENFNAPYSAVSLQDFWRRWHMSLSRWLRDYLYIPLGGNRGGELLTYRNLMLTMLLGGLWHGAAWNFVIWGAIHGAGLAAERLLAARRHARGHAPPADTVARRVLGRVVTFHVVCFAWVFFRADGFGSAMAVLGRLLSFAGGGAVGANVLLLIAVGIGIQYLPKDATGRLQRGFSRLSLGVQGALLATSLVAVSTFGNQGVAAFIYFRF
- a CDS encoding TlyA family RNA methyltransferase — translated: MVHRARLDAELVRRGLARSREQAAAVIAAGRVRVGGLVATKPATGVDPGASVTVDTGDAEEYVSRGGHKLAGALDAFAASEPPLQVEARRALDAGASTGGFTDVLLRRGAAHVVAVDVGYGQLAWSLRTDERVTVLDRQNVRDLTPDVTGDWIGPVDLVVADLSFISLTTVLPALRSVAAPAADFVLMVKPQFEVGKDNVGSGGVVRDPALRVSAIRKVADAARAEGLGTRGVVASPLPGPAGNVEYFLWLNAAAPPLDPADAELAVAEGPA
- the recN gene encoding DNA repair protein RecN, with the translated sequence MLEEMRIAGLGVIADAVLELHPGLTVVTGETGAGKTMVVEGLSLLFGGRADAGLVRTGAARAVVEGRLALPAASPAVTRAAEAGGELDDGALLVSRSVSAEGRSRAHVGGRSVPVGVLGELAESLVALHGQHDQQRLARPGEQRALLDRYGGVDLAEWEAAYARLRAVTATLAEITARRRERAQEADLLRLGLAEVAGVEPVPGEDAALAAEVARLAHADTLRAAATAAHELLAGDPGDADAVDATGLVGAARAALAPGLGHDPALDALGGRLSEVSYLLADVAADLASYAAAVDADPEALERAQQRQAALGALTRKYADDLPGVLAWAERAAARLAELDGDDEAVGALAAEREALLGRLGELAARLTAERVAAGERLAKAVTAELAELAMPDATLTVAVTQEEAPDGLAVGGRRVAFGPAGTDTVELLLAAHPGAPARPVARAASGGELSRVMLAVEVVLAGCDPVPTMVFDEVDAGVGGRAAVEVGRRLARLARDHQVLVVTHLPQVAAFADRHVHVAKAADGGVTASGITTLDDDGRLRELSRMLAGLDGSELARGHAEELLAMAAEAKAPAKRRPRAAGVA